A genomic stretch from Shewanella sediminis HAW-EB3 includes:
- a CDS encoding TadE/TadG family type IV pilus assembly protein, producing the protein MNIRPYRKQGGAILVMFTIGLFSLIAVAALALDGGHLLLNKGRLQNAVDASALYAAKELQDGASLYEAREAATTLLLQNLQYQENGELNSSIDLSAPDYNSTQVAANLFIEFSEWPDPFSPILVEGSEYVRIRIENVGLTNFLAQIMNFDKSVRASAIAGRSTDIECLNKAVPMMVCALNEDEDDDFGFSPGTVHIMKIGSNADSPIGPGNFQLLRLDGNSGGADIRRALAGDFTLGLCVEDGDEIPTEPGNTVGPVVQGLNTRFGTDKGGGNISEFKRDFDACQGDRVLVNDDGDIVVQLDEAGDPVLDADGHTIPVDSAGAIIDYYTHAEYSPASPLLPPTSCPTGFSGDILSKPSSIASTGRREFPIVIGICDGVTNGANTITTLGTGCFFLTQEVSQKGNEAHVIGEFLSVCSGSGSASLDPTYESKVSTVVLYRDPDSPDS; encoded by the coding sequence ATGAATATAAGACCATATCGCAAGCAAGGTGGAGCTATTCTGGTCATGTTTACTATTGGCCTGTTTTCATTGATCGCTGTGGCTGCATTGGCACTCGATGGCGGACACCTGTTATTGAATAAGGGGCGTTTACAAAATGCGGTCGATGCGTCAGCCCTGTATGCTGCAAAAGAGCTACAGGATGGTGCGAGCTTGTATGAAGCCAGAGAAGCGGCTACTACTTTGCTATTACAAAACCTTCAATATCAGGAAAACGGGGAACTCAATAGCAGTATCGATCTCTCTGCACCCGATTACAACTCAACTCAGGTAGCAGCCAATCTGTTTATTGAGTTCTCAGAGTGGCCAGATCCTTTCTCGCCAATATTGGTGGAGGGCAGTGAGTATGTTCGGATTAGAATTGAAAATGTCGGGTTAACAAATTTTCTCGCTCAAATCATGAATTTTGATAAATCGGTGAGAGCATCTGCCATCGCGGGACGTAGTACGGACATCGAGTGCCTCAACAAAGCTGTTCCTATGATGGTGTGCGCATTAAATGAAGATGAAGATGATGATTTCGGTTTTAGTCCAGGAACTGTCCATATTATGAAGATTGGCTCTAACGCAGATAGTCCTATTGGGCCTGGAAACTTTCAGCTTCTGCGGTTAGATGGTAATTCAGGTGGTGCCGATATTCGTAGGGCCCTAGCAGGGGACTTTACTCTCGGTCTGTGTGTGGAGGATGGAGATGAAATTCCAACTGAGCCGGGCAACACTGTGGGACCCGTGGTACAGGGGTTAAATACACGTTTTGGAACCGATAAAGGTGGTGGAAATATTAGCGAGTTCAAGAGGGATTTCGATGCCTGTCAGGGTGATAGAGTTTTAGTTAATGATGACGGTGATATCGTTGTCCAGCTTGATGAGGCTGGGGACCCTGTACTCGATGCTGATGGGCATACTATTCCAGTCGACAGTGCGGGAGCCATAATCGATTATTATACTCATGCCGAATACAGCCCAGCTTCCCCGCTTCTTCCTCCAACCAGCTGTCCTACAGGATTTTCTGGTGATATCTTGTCTAAACCCTCATCAATAGCGTCGACTGGACGTCGTGAATTCCCCATTGTTATCGGTATTTGCGATGGTGTTACCAATGGAGCTAACACGATCACGACTCTGGGCACCGGTTGCTTCTTTTTGACACAAGAAGTGTCACAAAAGGGAAATGAGGCCCATGTGATTGGCGAGTTTCTCAGTGTCTGTTCCGGTTCAGGCAGTGCTTCACTCGATCCCACCTACGAGAGCAAAGTATCAACAGTGGTCTTATACCGAGATCCCGATAGTCCGGACTCATAG
- the cpaB gene encoding Flp pilus assembly protein CpaB gives MNNKTILFVLLSLIFGVAAVFLAQSWLKTNTEAVNPQVSTSVITMATLVPLGTILERKHLILTPMPNTVIPETAIKTFEGAEGMVVKQNLYAGEVLRSERITVKGEGSTLASLISPQMRAVTIRVNDVVGVAGFLLPGNRVDVLNLFKRGGRLQTDVVLANVKILAIDQRSSNDENKPKLVRAVTLELNLEQAEVLMIAKGRGKLQLALRNPNDSTKVELALINEAKDTIDSEPTPAVRPMPVVSKDIIQVSTKTNSKVYLLKGMQEQVIKVSN, from the coding sequence ATGAACAATAAAACCATATTATTCGTCCTATTGTCGTTAATATTTGGCGTTGCAGCCGTTTTCCTTGCACAAAGTTGGTTGAAAACTAATACCGAGGCCGTTAATCCGCAAGTTTCAACGAGTGTGATCACTATGGCCACATTAGTTCCGCTTGGAACAATACTTGAGCGAAAACATCTTATACTTACTCCTATGCCAAATACCGTTATCCCGGAAACTGCGATTAAAACGTTTGAAGGTGCAGAGGGTATGGTCGTTAAGCAGAACCTGTATGCGGGAGAGGTGCTTCGCAGTGAAAGGATAACTGTAAAAGGTGAGGGAAGCACATTAGCCAGCTTGATATCTCCGCAAATGCGCGCCGTCACCATTAGGGTTAACGATGTGGTTGGTGTTGCAGGTTTCTTGCTCCCGGGTAATCGTGTTGATGTACTCAACCTGTTTAAAAGAGGGGGGCGTCTGCAAACTGATGTTGTATTGGCGAACGTTAAAATTCTTGCAATCGATCAACGCTCTTCAAATGATGAAAATAAGCCTAAATTGGTTCGTGCAGTGACTCTCGAACTCAATTTAGAGCAGGCTGAAGTGTTAATGATCGCAAAAGGGCGTGGCAAGCTTCAATTAGCGCTAAGAAATCCGAATGATTCAACAAAAGTTGAACTAGCATTAATTAATGAGGCTAAAGATACAATCGATAGCGAGCCCACGCCAGCTGTCAGGCCTATGCCTGTCGTATCTAAAGACATAATTCAAGTTTCAACTAAAACGAATTCAAAAGTCTATCTGCTTAAAGGAATGCAAGAGCAGGTAATTAAAGTGAGCAATTAG
- a CDS encoding type II and III secretion system protein family protein, translating to MPRTITRMVTIACCFLTVCLVFINFSVNAGGPTGASRDIKHIPIFKSRVLKLKQAIHRVSVGNPNIGDIKLLPNNELYVLGKKLGSTNIMVWDKNEQLVDVIDIEITHDLNGLKTRLHEFLPGEKLGVQTSQGQLLISGQASNLQKMNTAVELAQAYADAASVSKVKSTVLNMMTVGGDHQVMLEVVIAEVQKEVARQFDSKFFIFNKGDKGFIGTAGAGGTFDLDPAAAIDSRGFFARYLDGNLMMNFALDVAKQHGLAKVLAEPNVTAMSGQSAEFLSGGEFPIPVPGTNGSTTIQYRDFGVGVKFVPSVLDSGQINLNLNVMVSEVSNANSVTLSGGSNTALVVPSIVKRTTATTVELADGQTIAISGLISDTLRENIDKLPGLGDIPILGQLFTSKSFQSGQSELVILVTPRLVRPFNKKQISLPTDDFVLPSDMEFYLLGKMSHKQSEQEKHETPYEAIESDAKIDDSGTQQKYGHSL from the coding sequence ATGCCACGAACAATAACCAGAATGGTTACGATAGCATGTTGTTTTTTAACTGTATGTCTTGTTTTTATCAATTTTTCAGTCAACGCTGGCGGTCCAACTGGAGCGAGCCGGGATATCAAACATATCCCGATTTTTAAGTCACGGGTATTAAAACTAAAGCAAGCGATTCATCGGGTATCTGTAGGTAATCCCAATATAGGTGATATCAAACTTCTTCCTAATAATGAATTGTATGTTCTGGGAAAAAAGTTGGGTAGTACCAATATCATGGTCTGGGATAAGAATGAGCAGTTAGTCGATGTGATCGATATTGAAATTACCCATGATCTCAATGGATTGAAAACCCGCTTGCATGAGTTTCTGCCGGGGGAAAAATTGGGTGTACAAACCTCACAAGGCCAATTGCTGATAAGTGGCCAAGCGAGTAACCTCCAAAAAATGAATACGGCGGTCGAACTGGCTCAGGCCTATGCAGATGCCGCATCTGTTTCTAAAGTGAAAAGTACGGTGTTAAACATGATGACAGTAGGGGGAGACCATCAGGTTATGCTCGAAGTCGTTATTGCCGAAGTTCAAAAAGAGGTCGCCCGTCAATTTGATTCAAAATTCTTTATCTTTAACAAAGGCGATAAAGGGTTTATTGGTACGGCTGGTGCCGGTGGAACCTTCGATCTTGACCCCGCTGCAGCCATAGACAGTCGTGGATTCTTTGCTCGTTATCTCGACGGCAATTTAATGATGAACTTTGCTCTCGATGTTGCTAAACAACATGGTCTTGCTAAAGTCCTGGCTGAGCCTAATGTAACGGCAATGAGCGGACAATCGGCAGAGTTCTTATCGGGGGGAGAGTTTCCTATTCCGGTTCCGGGCACCAATGGTTCGACAACAATACAGTACAGAGATTTTGGTGTAGGCGTTAAGTTTGTGCCATCGGTGTTAGATTCAGGGCAAATTAATCTTAACCTCAATGTAATGGTAAGTGAAGTCAGTAACGCTAACTCGGTTACACTTTCCGGTGGCTCTAATACCGCTCTTGTTGTGCCTTCAATAGTTAAGAGAACGACAGCAACAACCGTTGAATTGGCCGATGGACAAACCATCGCAATCAGTGGACTCATTAGTGACACTTTACGTGAAAATATCGATAAATTACCGGGGCTCGGAGATATTCCCATCTTAGGTCAGCTATTTACCAGTAAAAGTTTTCAGAGTGGACAAAGCGAACTGGTTATTCTGGTAACACCCAGATTAGTTAGACCGTTTAATAAAAAGCAGATATCACTGCCAACCGATGATTTTGTCTTGCCATCTGATATGGAGTTCTATCTGTTAGGTAAAATGTCGCATAAGCAGTCCGAACAAGAGAAGCATGAAACGCCTTACGAAGCGATAGAGTCCGATGCGAAAATTGATGACAGCGGAACTCAGCAAAAATATGGACATTCACTATAG
- a CDS encoding AAA family ATPase, translating into MDKPLELLVSNDENKETSSPASTVSNNILPYPVHVLLINTQGDNVSEIEVSLETCLNLSWESVHSLNPFAARSSTARPFNLILLVLPNDEPSAVHALKAAAAYEVDIILLGHDTPQSVLRLAFQQGVSDFIPLDEPEVDLLPALEKIAIKLAEKADLAPVVAVMNGKGGSGASFIATSMAVVASAREEGEVALLDTDLLQGTLAHMLGLEPTYFITEAIQELESLDEVALKGTMTNKGHLHLLAAKPFAVLNATEHIELRNTNELLLKCRQYYDQVIVDLSRGPEVWNADILTNADILLVIQQNVMSIRETKAVVNQLINFMGIDSNRIHLLVNRYQKTNSGINLKDIQETTGIKSLFVVANDFKLASQCIDLGTPITDVAKREQMLTDLNLVTEHFFPKSSNGDKNSKGFWNRLLGK; encoded by the coding sequence ATGGATAAGCCACTGGAGCTGCTAGTGTCTAATGATGAAAATAAGGAGACTAGTTCGCCTGCCAGTACGGTTTCGAATAATATATTGCCTTATCCGGTACATGTGTTACTGATTAACACTCAAGGCGATAATGTTAGTGAGATAGAGGTTAGTCTCGAGACCTGCCTGAATCTCTCATGGGAGTCTGTTCATTCTCTCAATCCATTTGCAGCCAGATCGTCCACTGCCAGACCCTTTAACCTTATTCTTCTCGTGTTGCCAAACGATGAGCCGAGCGCCGTTCATGCATTGAAAGCAGCCGCTGCTTATGAGGTCGATATTATTTTGCTCGGTCATGATACGCCGCAGAGTGTCCTTCGCTTAGCCTTCCAACAGGGGGTCAGTGATTTTATTCCACTCGATGAACCTGAAGTTGATCTGCTACCGGCTTTAGAAAAGATCGCAATAAAATTGGCTGAAAAAGCCGATTTGGCGCCCGTCGTAGCAGTGATGAATGGGAAAGGTGGCTCTGGAGCAAGCTTTATCGCAACGAGTATGGCCGTAGTCGCCTCAGCGAGAGAAGAGGGAGAAGTGGCTTTACTCGATACGGATCTACTACAAGGCACATTAGCCCATATGCTGGGGTTAGAACCTACCTATTTTATTACCGAAGCAATACAAGAGCTGGAGTCCTTGGATGAAGTAGCTCTTAAAGGAACTATGACCAACAAAGGACATCTGCATCTATTAGCTGCTAAACCGTTTGCAGTGTTGAATGCAACTGAGCATATCGAACTACGTAATACCAATGAGCTTCTTTTGAAATGTCGGCAATACTATGATCAGGTCATCGTCGATCTCTCTCGTGGCCCGGAGGTATGGAATGCAGATATTCTGACTAACGCCGATATTTTATTGGTGATACAGCAGAATGTGATGAGTATTCGAGAAACAAAGGCAGTCGTTAATCAATTAATTAATTTTATGGGGATCGATAGTAACCGAATACATCTGCTGGTTAATCGTTATCAAAAGACAAATTCAGGGATAAACCTAAAAGATATACAAGAGACAACTGGCATTAAATCACTATTTGTCGTGGCAAATGATTTCAAGCTCGCCAGTCAGTGTATAGATCTTGGAACGCCCATAACCGATGTGGCGAAAAGAGAACAGATGTTGACAGATCTGAATTTGGTAACTGAGCACTTTTTTCCGAAGTCGAGTAATGGTGATAAAAATTCAAAAGGATTTTGGAACCGACTATTAGGTAAATAA
- a CDS encoding A24 family peptidase yields the protein MSETQLTIQLTLAGVFFITAISVDLYKEKIPNKLSLLAIFCGFAINAYYAQLAGVLMACFGFGLAFILLFPTFIFRILGAGDIKLMMGIGALMGPDLLFSSLVYGIVAGAGTSLILITWKAGFRGLFKTVKRYWDCFYLRTYFKPESDEAAGQRVPYAPALAIGWLWACSLDKDIVALYQNWSLYLGLGVT from the coding sequence ATGTCCGAAACTCAACTTACAATTCAGTTGACCCTTGCTGGAGTGTTTTTTATTACTGCTATAAGTGTAGATCTCTATAAAGAAAAAATACCTAACAAGCTGAGCCTGCTGGCGATCTTTTGTGGATTTGCGATTAATGCTTACTATGCCCAGTTAGCCGGGGTGTTAATGGCGTGTTTTGGTTTTGGTTTAGCTTTCATATTACTGTTTCCAACCTTTATATTTAGGATACTTGGAGCGGGTGATATTAAGCTTATGATGGGAATCGGCGCCCTTATGGGTCCAGATCTACTATTTTCAAGCTTAGTTTATGGCATAGTTGCAGGTGCTGGAACTAGTTTGATATTAATCACTTGGAAAGCTGGATTCAGAGGACTATTCAAAACAGTTAAGCGCTATTGGGATTGTTTCTACTTGCGCACATACTTCAAACCTGAGTCTGATGAAGCTGCCGGGCAAAGAGTACCCTATGCGCCGGCACTCGCCATTGGCTGGTTATGGGCATGCTCTCTCGATAAAGATATCGTAGCGCTCTATCAAAACTGGTCTCTATACCTTGGGTTAGGGGTCACCTGA
- a CDS encoding TadE/TadG family type IV pilus assembly protein, which translates to MRFQRGVYAVEFAIVAGVFLMLLFAIIEVGRLMYTYNVLHEASRRAARIAVVCQVTDTDIKNMGLFNGIDLIPNLTPANLTISYLDNEGDEATGMAIVLVRAEIANYQHEFLVPGLYRVINSPTFSTYLPRESLGVYHVEDEDPGSGYIDCN; encoded by the coding sequence ATGAGATTTCAACGAGGAGTTTATGCCGTTGAGTTTGCCATAGTCGCTGGTGTATTCCTGATGCTGCTATTTGCCATAATTGAAGTGGGTAGGTTGATGTATACCTATAATGTACTTCATGAAGCGTCCCGAAGAGCGGCAAGAATAGCTGTTGTGTGTCAGGTGACAGATACGGATATTAAAAATATGGGACTGTTTAATGGTATTGATTTAATTCCCAATTTAACCCCTGCAAACCTGACTATCAGTTATCTCGACAACGAGGGCGATGAGGCTACCGGTATGGCGATTGTACTCGTTCGTGCCGAGATAGCTAACTATCAACACGAGTTTTTAGTACCGGGTCTTTATCGAGTGATAAATTCTCCCACTTTTTCGACTTATCTCCCCCGGGAAAGCCTAGGTGTATACCATGTAGAGGATGAAGATCCTGGTTCCGGGTATATTGATTGCAATTAA
- a CDS encoding ATP-binding protein, whose amino-acid sequence MREHRVVNTSVNSELAPRPKSIEDTGIQESLLLDLMLKHLLGGGVLTKSELVMKMGISGGIIQNLLDNAKQLAWVENRQSTPDGQMRYALSHGGDEYAKQASAKSGYRGLVPVPLAQYTDICQKQSSRKNPITLEMLQYGLQALVLPNDLLRKIGPALNSSRPVLIYGPPGTGKSYLCRNLNLTLGDNVLIPYAIAIGNEVIQVYDPQLHHKVESTTSVNALDLVQGHDPRWIECKRPLRITGGELNAEMLEVQFDSHSRTYMAPIQLKANNGILLLDDLGRQKISAKQLFNRWIIPMEERRDFLSLQSGEHFEIPFELILLFSTNLNPNDLVDDAFLRRLGYKIHFDALDEPLYRRIWFQVCEEKGLSCSEEMFQHLLIEFHQRYAKPLIPCYPRDLLGIMADQMSFMELKPEVTKALITEAWSIYFV is encoded by the coding sequence ATGCGAGAGCATAGAGTCGTAAATACGAGTGTAAATTCTGAATTGGCTCCGAGACCTAAATCAATTGAAGATACGGGCATTCAAGAGTCTCTTTTACTTGACCTTATGCTTAAGCATCTACTCGGAGGCGGGGTATTAACTAAATCTGAATTGGTTATGAAGATGGGCATTTCTGGCGGCATTATTCAAAACCTGTTGGATAATGCTAAACAGCTTGCTTGGGTTGAAAACAGACAATCGACTCCCGATGGACAGATGCGATATGCGCTAAGTCATGGAGGAGACGAATACGCCAAACAAGCATCTGCCAAGAGTGGTTATCGTGGATTAGTGCCAGTGCCGCTTGCTCAGTACACTGACATTTGTCAGAAACAATCCAGCCGAAAAAATCCAATTACCTTAGAGATGTTACAGTACGGATTACAGGCACTGGTTTTGCCCAATGATCTTCTGCGCAAGATAGGTCCAGCTCTGAATTCGAGCCGACCGGTTCTTATTTATGGGCCTCCGGGAACGGGGAAAAGTTATCTTTGCCGTAACCTCAATTTAACGTTAGGTGATAATGTCCTGATCCCTTATGCAATTGCAATCGGGAACGAGGTGATACAAGTTTATGATCCACAACTGCACCATAAGGTTGAGAGCACTACGTCCGTTAATGCTCTGGACTTGGTACAAGGCCATGACCCTCGCTGGATCGAGTGTAAGAGACCCCTTCGTATTACCGGTGGTGAATTAAACGCTGAGATGCTAGAGGTGCAATTTGATAGCCATAGCCGAACCTACATGGCTCCGATTCAGTTAAAGGCTAACAATGGCATTTTACTCTTGGATGATTTAGGTCGTCAAAAGATCAGCGCAAAACAGCTTTTTAACCGATGGATTATTCCTATGGAAGAGCGAAGAGATTTTCTCTCTCTGCAATCGGGTGAACATTTTGAGATCCCTTTCGAGCTAATCTTACTTTTTTCTACTAACCTAAATCCTAATGACCTGGTTGATGATGCATTTCTACGTCGTCTTGGATACAAGATTCACTTCGACGCATTAGATGAGCCTTTATATCGTAGGATCTGGTTTCAGGTGTGTGAAGAGAAAGGGCTTAGCTGTAGTGAAGAGATGTTTCAGCATCTGCTCATTGAATTTCATCAGAGGTATGCAAAGCCCTTGATCCCATGTTATCCACGCGATCTGTTGGGAATTATGGCCGATCAAATGAGTTTTATGGAGTTAAAACCTGAGGTGACGAAGGCATTAATTACAGAAGCTTGGTCAATCTATTTTGTGTAG
- a CDS encoding TadE family protein, with protein MRMVKQKGVAAIEFTIMLPVLLLMLFATAEIGRAIYQYSHLTRMVRDASRYLSVTAIPDTSGSLAASFDDNCDLGDDCNLDCKNCISETKDLLVYGKVGGTVPLLYGLSTSDVIISGSPATSIVTVSVDYNWHPLFSDRISGFGIGDGIDLSFNFSVSHAMRAGL; from the coding sequence ATGAGAATGGTTAAGCAAAAGGGGGTCGCTGCAATCGAGTTTACTATCATGTTGCCTGTGTTATTGTTGATGCTGTTCGCTACGGCAGAGATTGGCCGGGCTATCTATCAGTATAGTCACCTTACGCGAATGGTGCGTGATGCGAGCCGTTACCTATCTGTTACGGCTATACCCGATACAAGTGGATCATTAGCCGCAAGTTTCGATGATAATTGTGACCTGGGTGATGATTGTAATTTAGATTGTAAGAATTGTATCTCCGAGACGAAAGACTTGCTTGTTTATGGCAAAGTCGGAGGAACGGTACCTTTACTCTATGGTTTGTCAACCAGCGATGTGATCATTTCAGGTTCGCCTGCTACAAGCATCGTCACGGTCTCAGTCGATTATAATTGGCACCCCTTATTCAGTGACCGAATTTCAGGATTTGGAATTGGTGATGGTATCGATTTAAGTTTCAACTTCAGCGTTAGTCATGCGATGCGAGCCGGTTTATGA
- a CDS encoding L,D-transpeptidase family protein: protein MMFVCDLSEAKPLSDEHMMAEMYERAADELLWFDRRGVSLNGMTLISLLDDLGVEVNIPQPIKTTKHRKQADTSYTKALLTVIERMSESSHKELSVEQTKLLQAIKRDRLSEFIGTILPSFDEIYRLRNMIGEYKKKVNVKWPTMSQYEFRLGQSSNEVKQLRWMLTQLGDLEHSELTRYREAIYDPMVIDGIKSFQLRHGLNVNGNLDKYTVEAINVTPLQRVEQMQRNLWRWITLSTPNAEKLVWINIPGYQLSIFEQGSVTLQMKVIIGKPSSPTPILSTYLTKLTINPSWRPPASIIKSELLPLNAAEPGYLNHKQFELHGVGLNKKHVIKLGDVDSKQLPTLLRQYRLVQAPGEDNALGKMRFTIVNRHSIYLHDTPAKQLFKRNVRALSHGCIRLEKPIALSSYLVETDERARELQKAVGGSGTRHFSLSSPIPVYITYHTSWVDAAGKLQVRPDIYNLDMEI from the coding sequence ATGATGTTTGTATGTGATCTGTCAGAGGCAAAGCCTTTGAGCGACGAACATATGATGGCAGAAATGTATGAGCGGGCTGCCGATGAGCTTCTATGGTTTGATCGAAGAGGCGTCAGTTTAAATGGAATGACCCTTATAAGTTTACTCGATGATCTTGGTGTCGAAGTCAATATCCCCCAACCTATCAAAACGACTAAACACCGTAAACAAGCAGATACTAGCTACACAAAAGCGTTACTGACCGTTATCGAAAGGATGTCAGAGTCGAGTCATAAAGAGCTATCTGTGGAGCAAACTAAACTGCTACAAGCGATCAAGCGTGACCGTTTATCTGAATTCATCGGTACTATTTTGCCCTCTTTTGATGAGATTTACCGACTCAGAAACATGATTGGTGAATATAAGAAGAAGGTCAATGTAAAGTGGCCCACCATGAGTCAATACGAGTTCAGGTTGGGACAAAGTTCAAATGAGGTTAAACAGCTTAGGTGGATGCTCACACAGCTTGGCGATCTGGAGCATAGTGAACTGACCCGTTACCGAGAGGCCATTTATGATCCTATGGTCATCGATGGAATTAAGTCTTTTCAACTGCGCCATGGCTTAAACGTCAATGGCAACCTCGATAAATACACTGTGGAAGCAATAAATGTCACTCCTTTGCAACGAGTTGAACAGATGCAACGTAATCTCTGGCGCTGGATAACACTATCCACCCCAAACGCTGAAAAGCTGGTTTGGATAAACATACCCGGCTATCAATTGAGCATCTTCGAACAGGGAAGTGTAACGTTACAGATGAAAGTCATTATTGGTAAACCGAGTTCACCAACACCAATACTATCTACTTATCTGACTAAATTGACGATTAACCCATCATGGAGACCACCAGCTAGCATAATAAAAAGTGAGTTATTACCTCTTAACGCAGCAGAGCCTGGATATCTTAATCACAAACAGTTTGAACTGCATGGTGTAGGTTTGAACAAAAAACACGTTATTAAACTAGGTGACGTAGACTCAAAGCAACTCCCGACTCTACTGAGGCAATATAGGTTGGTGCAAGCACCGGGTGAAGATAATGCCTTAGGTAAGATGCGGTTTACTATTGTTAACCGTCACTCGATATATCTTCATGACACGCCTGCAAAACAGTTGTTTAAACGCAATGTGAGGGCATTGAGTCATGGTTGTATTCGACTGGAAAAACCTATCGCACTTTCCAGTTATTTAGTGGAAACAGATGAGAGAGCAAGAGAGTTACAAAAGGCTGTAGGAGGAAGTGGTACTCGGCATTTTTCACTATCAAGCCCAATTCCGGTGTATATCACTTATCACACCTCTTGGGTCGATGCTGCAGGTAAGCTTCAAGTCAGACCCGACATCTATAACTTAGATATGGAGATATAA
- a CDS encoding helix-turn-helix domain-containing protein: protein MAQPACDTPDFMKLIQQEKNARMKLKLLALLHFHEGKSRYQIADYLKVSRTSVNKWISSYLTYGLDGLKDKKHTGRPASLSDEQIQQLSRYIKHRATTRNADKLQGCDIQAYIADNFGVDYEISNIYRILDRLGYSWVTHSPKRVLNDGI, encoded by the coding sequence ATGGCTCAACCGGCATGTGATACTCCCGATTTTATGAAACTTATTCAACAAGAAAAAAATGCCAGGATGAAGTTGAAGCTACTGGCTTTGCTTCATTTTCATGAAGGTAAATCAAGATATCAAATTGCAGACTACCTGAAAGTTAGTCGAACCAGTGTCAACAAGTGGATTTCAAGCTACTTAACCTATGGTCTGGATGGTCTTAAAGATAAAAAGCACACCGGTAGACCAGCCTCTTTATCAGATGAGCAGATACAGCAACTATCACGATATATTAAACATCGTGCGACGACACGAAATGCAGATAAGTTGCAGGGCTGTGATATTCAGGCATACATCGCAGATAACTTTGGTGTAGATTATGAAATTTCTAATATATACAGAATTTTAGACCGTTTGGGTTACTCTTGGGTCACTCACTCTCCTAAGCGTGTATTGAACGATGGTATCTAG
- a CDS encoding Flp family type IVb pilin, whose translation MNIKQIFIEFIEDESGLTAVEYAIAGGLVVGGMIAAFNELGTNAQTKIECLASAVAGDSSDCTPSG comes from the coding sequence ATGAACATTAAACAGATATTCATTGAGTTTATTGAAGATGAAAGTGGATTAACGGCTGTTGAATATGCTATTGCCGGTGGTTTGGTGGTTGGCGGAATGATTGCTGCTTTTAATGAGTTGGGAACTAATGCCCAAACTAAGATTGAATGTTTAGCATCAGCAGTAGCGGGTGATAGTTCCGACTGTACACCTAGCGGTTAG